The Nothobranchius furzeri strain GRZ-AD chromosome 17, NfurGRZ-RIMD1, whole genome shotgun sequence nucleotide sequence agttcagcttttattctgaaaggaatcgttgcttggttggtaaaatgcaacagattttatccagcttgttggttctttgctcaaAAGGGAAGTcccggtggccggtccgatacttctcttagcatgcggtgaactgcagagaactgtagagaactcagagaactgaactaagatggcgtggggactggttttattaatctggatgttttgatttctggtcaaatcaaagttggcagatttataaacaccacagagactatgccacgcttcagaaaggaaggttctgattggatgagtaaaagcaacgtGTCACGCATTTACATTGTGTcatcagcatgtctagtgcagctagactaaagtcatattacttattacagCATATTAATcacaacattgtcatttcacagattggtcaacattatattattgacgaacactttgtttgattagctttattaaaatagagttttttgatttattaaaaggaaagagtcttttttcttcattcttctcttgagctggaaagaagcagtttagaagcaaatgcatgaccttgagacagtctcatgcagattagttctgtatcagaggcatctgtggagagagggtaaataaccttcagtGGAATAGCACCTCCATCACGTTATGCTCCTTCATCTCTATTCATGGTCCAGGGTCGCCTCTTTTGCAGTGGTCTATTATGGGCGATTTCTTTATTGCGTTATCTGTTTCTAGTTTGGTTGCTCTGTGTGTCTTCAGCTTGTTTCTCCTTCACATTCTTTTCTGCGTTCCATTTTCCGTGTGTTGAGCTGGCATCCTGTTTCTCCAATGGCGACATCGTCGtctactgcccgcagataaacagcaACGGATGCGACAGTGGAAATAGAAAAGAAACACAGAAcataaacaatgtgttttagcaaaTGTCACTGTTCTGACAAGTTCTACGAAAAACTGTTTCACCTTATGGCTTCAAGCATCACTTAGCTGTGCTTCCCCACCAATAATCAATTCACTTCAGGTAAGATAATGAGGGCTCATGAGTACTTCACATAACCCCACTTATAAAATATAATAATCCTTTAAAGAAATGCATGAAATGCCTTGGTCAAAAGTCAGCAGGATCACCTTGCAGCTCTGCTCCTCACGTGTCTTTGGAGGCAAATGTACACATCCAGAAGAGGAGAGAAACTACATTTGAAAATCCACACGACCGTCATAATTTTGGTTTCATATCTCTGTCAGACTTTTAAGAGTAcgatgttttatttaaattccAGTGAAAAAGATTTCAGATGACATGGCAGAAATtgttttttaatttcttccaagaTTCATTTTTTTCTGGTAAAAATGCAGCGTGTTCAGCAACAATTCTTCCTGACTGGATAAAATGTTTGGCTGTGCCCACATTTGTTGCCAACCATCTGCCACAAAGCCACAATGACTCATTCAGACCAGCCTACGCTCCTTTGAGAATCCATAATTTCCACAAGGTACCTCGTTTTCTATCTAATCACCGCGTACTGTACCTTCCCGTGTTTCTCAGTGGCTCTGCTGTGCTAAATCAATCACAGACCTGACTTTGTGGGCGGCTAGTGCTGCAGATGAAAGATCTGCCTCGTACAGAGGAATTTTACTGTCACATATGGCGACTGTACATTATCAGTTTAAGAGCAATGCttcttatttcttttattttgttgtccATTAAATGTTTGCCCTTAAACTTGAAATAACTCTGTTTCACATCATAAAAGTGTTTCTGCTTTAAATTGCACCAGATAATATCTTCTATGTCCCAAACAGTATCTTTTTTTGTACTAAATTATTTCTTGGTTGCACCAGATAGTATCTAATGTGCAACAGATAGTATATTTTATTTCCCAAATAGTATCTATTGTGTTCTATATAAAGTTTTATGTGCATAAGATATTGTCTATTGTAAACAAGATAGTATCTTGTGTGCACCAGATAGTATTTTTGTGCACCAGATAGCATTTTTTGTGCACAAGATAGAATCTTGTGTGCACACGGTAGTATTTTTTGTGCACAAGATAGTGTCTAGTGTGCACCAGATAGTATTTTTTTGTGCACCAGATAGTATTTTTTTGTGCACCAGATAGTATCTAGTGTGTACAAGATAGTATCTTGTGTGCACCAGATAGTATTTTTTTGTGCACCAGATAGTATCTAGTGTGTACAAGATAGTATCTTGTGTGCACCAGATAGTATTTTTGTGCACCAGATAGTATTTTTGTGCACTAGATAGTATTTTTTGTGCACCCGATAGTATGTTTTGTGCACCAGATAGAAATCTTGTGTGCACCAGATAGCATTTTTTGTGAACAAGATAGTATCTAGTGTGTACAAGATAGTATTTTTTGTGTGCCAGATAGCATCTAGTGTGCGCCAGATAGCTGTGTGCATCTGATCTTAAACATAATTAATAATAACTTGTTTGTTCCTGTTTTTTCACATATGCTCTTCAGAGCCCCAAAGCAGGAATGACAACTTTTAGTAAGAGAATGCTGAAGGTTGGGAAACATGCTTGTGTACGTCGACACATCACAGTAAAGATAATTAATCACATAAATCCACATATATACACCTCACACGAATGTGACTGGGATAGTTGAGGTTACTTACACTTTTGTAGctacaaccagcaaaataaagtcgTCCATCACCTCAGAGGGTGTGTTTGCATCCTAATGTTCATTTATACAACAAATCCTTGAAAACTTGACTTAAGTGTTGAACATGCAAAAACACAAACCCCACCCCCCACGTAGTGTTTTATGTAGTGAATATTATACAGTGAGTGAACCTGTGAATGTTTTTATgctgttcatttaaaaaataatgcatattctattctattctattctattctattctattctattctattctcacACACTTCAGCCCTCTCTGCTCTGACACCTATTAGTTCGATAATTGACGCACAGAGCGACAGCAGTGTTTGCTCCGGTTTTGAGCTGCCAGGAACCGGCAGCGACAGATCCAGTGTCTAAACGCTGAACCGGATGCTCCAGTTTTTTGGTGTCCATTACTCATGATCACAATACCACTGATACCACTTCAACACCTTTCTCCCTGCTGTTTTTATTTGGCACTCATAGAAAAGAGGTCCAGCTTTCAAAAAGGGAAAACAAAGAAATGTTTGATCCCTCTAAATTTGAAGAAGGAAATTTTGTGATTCTTTTGAAGGGAGTGTCTGAGGAGTTACCTTCTATAACCGCACAATAATTTGGGGCGGTGCACTGAATCACAATTGTGATGAAAAGAGTTTCATGTACAAAGTGTTCTTGGGTTTTTGTTTTCAGCTGGGGCCAAAGAGAGTCTGGGAGACAGTCATGACGAATTATCGAGGGCCGATTTGAACCGTAGAACAGAAGTAGGAATCCTAGATTGACCATTAAACTCTGTGTGAACCAGACCACCTCACTGCAGCTGGTGTGTGGAAACCTCTAACATCTTCACGGGATCATAGAGGGTGTAATTGTGCTTTGATCAAAATCAAAACATCAAATTCTTCTTACCCTTACAGGAATATGATCTTTTCTTTTTGAGAATGACATTTTTAAGGTATTAAAACTCTCAGCAAGACTGCTCATTGCACCCCCCccctacccacacacacactcacacacacacgtgcatgcacacacacgtgcatgcacacacagacgTGCACATGCACACCCTGTAAACCCTGAGCGGCATGTCTGCAGGCATCTCCTCTGAGACCTGTGGGTCATCTCTGTAATTTCAACACTTGTCTTTCTCTttctataacacacacacacacacacacacacacacacacacacacacacacacacacacacacacacacacacacacacacacacacacacacacagcagcaccgGTTTAACTGCATTATGAAACGGCCCTCAGGCTGCAGATGAACCTTCATTCACTCCTCTAGTTAATGCTCAGTCACCTCGCAGGAAACCTGCGCAACACAGACGGGGTTGGCCGCTGCTCCACGTTTAACAGACACCTGAAAAGCCGATGCAGATGCCACTTTGTGGATTTAAATTAGCGAAAACCTTTTTATTTGTCTTGCAGGAAACTGAAAAATTGCATAACGGGACATAGAAATATCACACAAGCCTTGCATGGTGTGATAAAACGAGCCTAAATAAACCAAAAGTTCATCAGACATCAAATAAATTGAgcttttaaagctttttttttattattaaaagctCAGACATTTAAACTGTCAGGGCTGGTGTGTTTTCATCAGGTTTgtatctgggattaataaagtatctttgaattgatgtATATACATGTTGAATTCTCAGGTAAGCAGGTTGAACAAAGATCCTGATTAGATCTGCCAGATAAACATCACATGAGTGGAAGTGTGACCAGCTGTTTGTGCTGCTCAAGCCAGCGAGACATTCAGGATCAGTCACTTTCAAGCTGGCTGGTTTCTGCTTAGATGTATTGTTCAGATCTGTTAGAAACCCAAACACTTACATGTGAAGATGCTGCATGAAATGCAAGTGCTGAATTAAAATTCCATTGCAATCTCACGGGAGATGACAACTCCGCAGAAGGAAATCCTTTTAATCCTGAGAAGATTATTAATTCATTGCAGCGACACCAGCCTAGCCACAGGTGCAGGCTGAGGGGAAACCTTAGAGTGTCAGTGGTGTTAAATGAAAGGTCAGAGGGGCAGAATCGCAGAAGTTGTCAGGATTCAGACTCCAAAGTGTTAAGTCAACTCTCCGGCTGACCAAAGTTAGACCAGCCTGGGATTTCACGAGGAAATAAACCTAAGGATATGAGAAAAGCAGGGGAGAAAATTTTGTTTATTGTCTCCTGTCCCTCTTAGGTTTCTTTCCTGTCCCCTAAAAGCGGATCCAGGCTTCGGGGGTTGTAAATCTGAACTTATCTGCATGCTGCCTCTGACACGAACCGGGAGCTCGTGTAGGAATCCTGGCTGCGGAATGTAAATTAGGCCCCATGTGGACCTGCAGCCAAGCTAGCCGGCACGCAGTAAACTCACAAGTTCAGAAATAATCACGGATATTAAATCAGCTGAtgggtcaaacacacacacacacacacacacacacatgcacacacatgcacacacgtgcacaGCAGAAAATGTTGATGCATTGTGAGTCTCAGCAGGAAAACCAATTAGACTGATCACTTTCCTGTTTGCTTTCAGGCTGCTTACGATCCAGATAATTTACTGATATgcacatgtgtgagtgtgtgtttgagtgtaggtgtgtgtgtgtgtgtgtgtgtgtgtgtgtgtgtgtgtgtgtgtgtgtgtgcgtgtgcacccaGCAGTTAGTGTGAGTCTAATATATGTGGCGTGTTGTGCAGGACGCAGTCAGATTATGTTGCTATATAATGCCATATACAATTACAGCAGGTGTCagagtgctctctctctctctctcttccccccCCCTTAAAGAGCACTGGGAGGAATGATTGCTCTGGTGCCTGCTGACCCAGCATTTTTGCTGTTTAAAAACTAAACAAATGTGGGAAAATTTAAATTAGTTTAGGATTAATTTCACTTTGAAGATAGACACGAACACATCTTTTAGATCTTATAAAACCCTGAAGGGGTCCACAGCACAGGGCCTTGTTTAACTCAAGAGAATGATCAAATTAAAATGTTATCCATGACTGATAAACCACTGACTCCCATTTACACCTTTTCATTTTATAAACATGTGATGTagaagtttgtgtgtgtttttgttgctgTGATTTTCTCATTAGTACTTTGTCAGGTTCATTGGTTCCCATGGCAACCAAAAACTGGCCCACATGTTATTTCTGTGGCTGAATTTACTTCAGAGGAGTTTGAGCAGACGCCAGCTGAAGAGTCCTTATAAAAATAGGTGTGTAAACTTGtaggtgtgtgtttttatgtgcCAGGGATGTTGGCTAAAAATATTTCCATTTAGTGATTGGCTGACAAGCAGAGAGGCTTTAAGTTTACACACGTAAACACAGTCTACTCTTGTTTAAGAGCtgaaaacacatacacacacgcatgcaagcacgcacgcacacacacacacacacacacacacacacacacacacacacacacacacacacacacacacacacacacacacacacacacacacacacacacacacacacacacacacacacacacacacacacagataaacatAGTGCCAGTTCCTCCTGCGTTTGCTCATGAATGCAGAACTCTCCTCTCACTTTACAGTTATCGTGTCTCGTAACGTTTTCAAGCTGCCCATTAGCTCCAGGGAGGAGATCAAGggtcataacccccccccccccctctttttttttttttactttcaattTAGTTGCAGTCGCCCTCCTTATTTGCCTCTCCTGGACAAATATGTATTTTTAGCAAAAGGTTTTAGAGTGCAAGTGTGGCGAAAGAGTTCAGAGCTACAAAAGGTCAATGAGGTTGTGAAACAGGAATTTTTTTAGAGAAATTTCAGAAACTTGTTGACAAGGAAGACAGGAAGTGGCAACTGGTTTAAACTTTCCTTCACAACACAGTGCTCTAACCATAAAATTACAATCTATGCTGCTTAGTGGCGCAGAAATAGGAAAATTAGCACAAATTATAAAATTGATTTGCAAAAACCTGTTTCTGTAAGGAGCAAGTGTGATAAGGGGCTGGTTGTAACTTCGTTGTTTAACAGTCTTATTTACATTCTTTTCTGGACAAGCGAGCTATGATAAGTACTTTCTTCACTGTGATGAATGTGTCTATTTAAATCAGATGAGTAAACTCTGCCAGGTAGTCTAGAAAGAGaaggtggacaataaagtttcTCCGTAAAGTAACACTGAGCATTTTCCTGCTCCTCCATCCTACTGGTCGAAAgtagaattacaactgtcataaacaaccctgtcATAGCTAGCACtagcaacaagctaacactagccaactacagtttttttttacagatgttaggacccatttctcaatacttaggtcacatttgcaaaactctacatacagtgtgcacaacagaagtctatgtgggccaaactgaggatcaattatcattgctttggcacaaaatgcattgagtgactacatctctcaaatgtcatgaagtcccttctcactcagacacaacaaCTGCCAAAAATCATTGTACTAACAGGACATTTTGCACTTGCTTACATAATATTCACAAAACTGTAAAACTTATGTTCAAAACAATAACATACTGCAAAACTGAATACGACAGCAAAATCCAACAGCAATATGTAATTGAAACATGAATGCAGTTTAACCAGCCACAGCTGACTCCAATTGTAGATGAACAGCTGCACAGGTGTTACACTTGCAATGTCATTAGAAAAGTAGTCAACTGCTGAATAGGTTTGTGTTGTTCCTGAGTTTCATGTTAGAGTAAAAAAAAAGAGGGTGAGTGATGGATTATCAGTATACGCAGGTGAAATGCTCGCAATACTGTTAGCTGTTCAATGGGTGGAAGAAAACAGACCATTATTCTCAGTTATTTGTTCAGACTCCAGCTCATCATTAACCAATTTAAAGTGCGGCCATTCAGAAAGCAGACCAGACATACTACTAGAGATTCAGCTAACACTTTATAGAATAAGCATGATGGgacttaaaataattttttatggATTCCAGCTCATTGTGGAATCAGAGGTAATGAAGGAGTCGATAAGTTGGCTAAGCAAGCAACGATAAATACATCGGTTCAGTTAGATATTCACTTTTGTCAAAAAGAGATCAAGAGCATAATAAGGCAAGAAATGAAGAAGAAATGGCAAAACAATGGGAGGAGGAAAGGAGGGGAAGATGGTTGTATGACATTCAAAGAAAAGTAGGAGAAATGAGAAACACTGGAAGGAGTAGGAGAGAGGAGGTGGTCATTGCTAGACTAAGGTTTGGACATACTGGGTTAAACAATACATTATTCATGATAGGGAAACATATGCAGGGAAATGCGATTATTGTGGCGAAGACGAAACTATAGTTCATGTTATATTCCAATGTCAGAAATGTCAGGCGGAAAGAAGGACAATGGTTCACAATCTTAGATGAAAGTGAAACTGGATCTTGTTGATTTATTGAGACAGAATTCAAAAAGTGactgttttcagattttatttaaGTTTTTGAAAGAGATAAGGATGTTTGGGAGACTGAGTTTTTTTCCcccctgtttggttttgttttgtgagcgctgttccagaccacactccacactagttggtggcggtaatgcaccattcgttgtttgccaaccgccaataaaacaccaaaagaagaagaataatAGGTTTGTGTTGTGATGTAAACATGGACCCAGCCAGAAATGGAGAAGTGGCTGAAAGGAAGAATAGAGGAGAAGAATAGAGGCTGGGAGAGGGCGAGGAGTACGTATGCGTGGTGGCAGAAGAATAAGAGGAAGATCAAGAGCTGGAGTCTCAGATGAGATCAGAGCTACTCTAATTGATCATGTAGTAAATCATGGTCTCTCAATGAGAGAGGCTGGTCAGAGAGTGCAGCCGAATCTGCAACGCTCTACAGTGGCATCTATTGTTAGAGTTTTCTGGCAGACCAACAGGTAACTTGTATTCTGCAAGGGCATGTGACTCACTTACACATGTCAGATGTCAATAATGTTATGTGTAATTGTTTTTGCATTTCTGCTCTAGGACTCAACGGTTACCTCACACAGGAGTGAGGGGAAGGATGTTCACTGATGTGAAGGGAAACCGCCATTGTTGTTATGGCAATCAGAAACAATGGGATAAAGCTCACTGAGATCAGACACAGTATCTTGGCAGACAACGTTACCTTTGCAAATATTCAGTGTAAGCCTAACAACAATTTCCAGAGTCCTGAAGAAACATCAGGTCAGGATGAAACATTTGTACACTGTGCCTTTTGAGAGGAACTCTGAACATGTCAAGCAACTCAGGAACCAATATGTCCAGGTAAGAACGGTTCCAGTAATGAACAATACCAAACACACACAATTTGTACACATTTACTACAGTAATTTAACAGCTTATGTTGCCTTGTGGATTGTGTTCAGAGAGTCATGGAGATTGAAGGCATGCAAACACATCACATTTTCATCTATGTGGATGAGGCAGGTTTCAACTTGGCCAAAACACGGCGACGAGGGAGGAATGTGATTGGGAAGAGAGCCACAGTGAATGTCCCGGGCCAGAGGGGTTCCAACATCACGATGTGCGCAGCAATATCCACTGATAGACTGCTGTTACACAGACCAGTAGTTGGGCCATACAACACTGGACGGCTCCTTGTGTTCCTGCATGATCTCTATGGAAGGGTTGTGCTAGGTGAGGAAAGGGATGCGGACAGATGGAATCAGCCaacatatatacagtggggcaaaaaagtatttagtcagccaccgattgtgcaagttctcccacttaaaatgatgacagaggtcagtaattttcataggtacacttcaactgtgagagacagaatttgaaaaaaatccatgaattcacatggcaggatttttaaagaatttatttgtaaattctttaaaaatcctgccatgtgaattcatggatttttttcaaattctgtctctcacagttgaagtgtacctatgaaaattactgacctctgtcatcattttaagtgggagaacttgcacaatcggtggctgactaaatactttttttaccCCATTGTAATTGTATGGGACAATGTGGCATTACACCACTCCCATGCAGTCACAGAGTGGTTTGTGGCCCATCCCAGAATGGAGTCCCTTTTCCTCCCACCTTACTCTCcattcctcaaccccatagagAAATTCTTTGCCTCGTggcggtggaaggtgtacgaccaTCATCCACATGATCAAATGTCCCTTCTGGATGCAATGTACGCTGGATGCCTGGACATATCAGCAGTAGATTGCCAGGGATGGATCAGGCATGCCAGAAGATTCTTTCCTAGGTGTATTTCCCTAGATGACATaagatgtgatgtggatgagaaccTGTGGCCAAATGGAGAAGACCGAGTAGATTAGCATATTGAATCTGTATCAGTGGATGTTGTGTCAACAAAGTCTTGTGTTCTGGAAGTACTTAGTGCAAAAACAACTACCATTAAAAGTAAATGAACAACATGAAATATTGACTAATTCTGCATAATGTCTGATTCATTCCAGTAACATCTATTGGAAGTATGAACAAAGATGTGtccttgttttacacaagaaAATGTAATGCTACATGTTGTGTTTTTTAGGTCTTTGTTTTGTGGGTGACAGTGTGCTTGTCGGCTGTCAACCTTTGCTAGTGTTCTGGAGGAATGTGTTTGTTTGAGACCTGAATGAagtgttttggtggttgtagtgcagtttgaatgtgaaatgaactgtattgccaagctgaaactcagttaggagaactgtgtgaagtgtctagcaaaagtgacattagtattgagaaatgggtccgaacgtctgtaaaaaaaaaagtaatactAGAATAAACCACAAATTAAAAAGATCCAAAAAATGgtattacaagtccagtagcaacaaagccaggtcaccatcagtccgcgaCTTCTTTAGCCTCCTTTAACTTCCTCAAACTAGGCTGTgctaatgttcactctggttttagctcgtaGCTTCACCTCTGAAGACCTTTATTCtctttttacttccaggctccgccatgatgccaaccgaaaaagcaaacttttttttcttcttgtgctttttattgacgatcagtgaagtgaaaatgctaaccactagcatcactgctaacagctgtaaagcaggtaaggagcgccccctaggacacctCACTGCTCCCCAAAACTATCAAGTGGGGTTTTTGGCCAGCAAAgggtgcagagtggtgtcaaatatgaaaatgGTCAGGTttataactcaacaatcactgagaccaatgttaaagctctaggttagagtttaaaaaaactgttttctaTCTTTAAGGGAAGGAACATTTTTAAATTGAATGACTTATTTTCGTGCATTTGCATTTTTGTGCAAAAACACCCATCCGATCAACTTTCTGTCCTCATGTTGGTATGATCTGTTGTAGTAACCAGCAGAAAGCTCATCCAATTGTGTCTCTCATCAAATGAAGAGTCCCTTGGCTGAGGATGAGACATGAACACTCCATTAAGGAGAGCAGTCATTTATGCTGCGTTGACAACTCAGCCTCTGCACCCATGGGATCGACCATCCCCAATATCTGCACTCAATAACAGATTCAGTTTGCTATTAATATCACAGTCTCTGTTCCCTTTTCTTTCTGATTGTCACTTTGCCAGCTCTCATATTAATTATAGCTGTTGGACATAATGACAAAAAAAAC carries:
- the LOC139063740 gene encoding uncharacterized protein, which produces MKHLYTVPFERNSEHVKQLRNQYVQRVMEIEGMQTHHIFIYVDEAGFNLAKTRRRGRNVIGKRATVNVPGQRGSNITMCAAISTDRLLLHRPVVGPYNTGRLLVFLHDLYGRVVLGEERDADRWNQPTYIQWGKKWENLHNRWLTKYFFYPIVIVWDNVALHHSHAVTEWFVAHPRMESLFLPPYSPFLNPIEKFFASWRWKVYDHHPHDQMSLLDAMYAGCLDISACACRLSTFASVLEECVCLRPE